A window of the Oncorhynchus keta strain PuntledgeMale-10-30-2019 chromosome 21, Oket_V2, whole genome shotgun sequence genome harbors these coding sequences:
- the slc6a14 gene encoding sodium- and chloride-dependent neutral and basic amino acid transporter B(0+), protein MRKYWSSFTDVIFTNPAATDTVKDDHEKQQQDSHVDSNDENIDRGNWTNKREYMLSMIGYAVGLGNVWRFPYLAYKNGGGAFLIPYVIMLAVAGIPLFFLESSFGQFCSQGPVNVWRALPIFQGVGVAMVLVSTLVGIYYNVIIAYSLYYMFASFQSPLPWSDCFYWSNSNCSLTPREVCNNTLAANWSEPVIVANMTLWENETCPKENIISIPVQSPSEQYWDLVALQRSSGLDETGPVVWHLALCLLLGWLLIAAALYKGIKSSGKVVYFTATFPYVVLLILLIRGVTLEGARDGIEFYIGSQSNLTKLGEAEVWRDAATQIFYSLSVAWGGVTALSSYNKFHNNVFKDALTVCLTNCGTSVFAGFAIFSILGHMAHVYGKPVSEVAQAGFGLAFIAYPDALSKLPISPLWSILFFFMLLTLGLDSQFAGIEVISTCLQDAFPDRFKSKRSIISVGTCAILFLLGLPCVTQAGIYWVTLMDQFCAGFVLLIAALLELVGVFYFYGGNRFIKDIEMMIGTRSSLFWLWWRACWFFITPAVITVILVWSLLTFRPPSYGTVQYPAWGVALGWCMIAFCLIWIPLVAIWKIICAQGNPWQRMCAVCSPVEGWGPYLEVHRGGRYTDRQRYYRKNSLHLPDNNVYHISNHLTRL, encoded by the exons ATGAGGAAATATTGGAGCAGTTTCACAGACGTAATATTTACAAACCCCGCGGCCACTGACACG GTTAAGGATGACCATGAGAAGCAGCAGCAGGACTCCCATGTGGACAGCAATGATGAGAATATTGACCGGGGGAACTGGACCAATAAGAGGGAGTACATGTTGTCTATGATTGGCTATGCTGTGGGTCTGGGGAATGTATGGAGGTTCCCCTACCTGGCCTATAAGAATGGAGGAG gtgCTTTCCTCATCCCGTATGTCATCATGCTGGCTGTTGCTGGTATACCTCTGTTCTTCCTGGAGAGTTCCTTTGGTCAGTTCTGCAGCCAAGGCCCTGTCAATGTGTGGCGGGCTCTGCCCATATTTCAGG GTGTGGGTGTAGCTATGGTTTTGGTCAGTACGTTAGTAGGTATCTACTACAACGTCATCATTGCCTACAGTCTCTACTACATGTTTGCCTCATTCCAGTCCCCTCTGCCATGGAGTGACTGTTTCTACTGGTCCAACAGCAACTGTAGCCTCACACCTAGAG AAGTGTGCAACAATACCCTAGCTGCCAACTGGAGTGAACCAGTAATTGTAGCCAACATGACGCTGTGGGAGAATGAGACTTGCCCAAAGGAAAACATCATCAGCATCCCAGTACAGAGCCCCAGCGAACAGTATTGGGa CCTGGTGGCCTTACAAAGGTCGAGTGGTCTGGATGAGACCGGTCCGGTGGTCTGGcatctggctctctgtctgctaCTGGGATGGCTGCTCATCGCTGCTGCCCTTTACAAAGGCATCAAGTCCTCAGGAAAA gtggtgTATTTCACCGCTACGTTTCCCTATGTGGTGTTGCTGATTCTTCTGATCCGGGGAGTTACACTAGAGGGCGCCAGAGACGGGATCGAGTTCTACATTGGCTCCCAGTCCAACCTCACAAAACTGGGCGAGGCAGAG GTGTGGAGAGATGCAGCCACACAGATCTTCTATTCTCTGTCAGTAGCGTGGGGTGGTGTCACGGCCCTGTCTTCATATAACAAGTTCCACAACAATGTGTTCAAGGACGCACTGACCGTCTGCCTCACCAACTGTG GTACCAGTGTGTTTGCAGGCTTCGCCATCTTCTCCATCTTAGGTCACATGGCTCATGTCTATGGAAAGCCTGTATCCGAGGTGGCCCAGGCAG GTTTTGGCCTAGCATTTATTGCGTACCCTGATGCCCTGTCCAAGCTGCCAATTTCTCCTCTTTGGTCCATCCTCTTCTTCTTCATGCTGCTCACCCTTGGACTGGACTCACAGTTCGCTGGCATAg AGGTCATCTCCACCTGCCTACAGGATGCCTTCCCTGATAGGTTCAAATCAAAACGCTCTATCATCTCTGTGGGAACCTGTGCCATCCTTTTCCTGCTCGGCCTGCCGTGCGTAACCCAG GCAGGGATATATTGGGTGACTCTGATGGATCAGTTCTGTGCTGGCTTTGTTCTACTGATCGCTGCTCTGCTGGAGCTTGTTGGGGTGTTCTACTTCTACG GAGGAAATCGTTTCATTAAGGACATAGAGATGATGATTGGGACGAGGAGctctctcttctggctgtggtgGAGAGCATGCTGGTTTTTCATCACTCCTGCTGTCATCACT gtgaTCTTGGTGTGGTCGTTGTTGACTTTCCGTCCGCCATCCTACGGTACGGTGCAGTACCCTGCGTGGGGTGTGGCTCTGGGATGGTGTATGATCGCTTTCTGTCTTATCTGGATACCCCTCGTCGCCATCTGGAAAATAATCTGTGCCCAAGGAAACCCGTGGCAG CGTATGTGTGCTGTGTGTTCTCCTGTGGAGGGTTGGGGTCCATACCTGGAGGTCCACCGTGGCGGGCGTTATACAGACAGACAACGGTACTATAGGAagaactctctccacctgccagACAACAATGTTTACCACATCTCCAACCACCTCACACGCCTCTAA